The following proteins are co-located in the Lentibacillus sp. JNUCC-1 genome:
- a CDS encoding MFS transporter, with protein MGEKKFHFAWIVLIGLSIMMGVARGGVNNAGGLFLSPVSEDLGIGIGSLSIYLSISSIITMLFLPLAGKMLAKYNIRGLLIFGIVLQAGSFALFGFMKSVWGWYILSAPMAFGAIFITTLAGPVIINRWFKKNNGLAMGLMMAAVGLFGAFIQPFAGNLIAEQGWRNAYMILGVGAIVVIVPVILLMIRKNPEEKGLLPYGMKDGKDADFNPEENVLRGVTFADAKKSLAFFSMLLFLFFMTAIGSFAQHIGPYAIGTGYSIEFAGQVMGSFMVGMLVGALVFGFLTDKIGARNTGYMSMIVGIIALVLLIFVPGNPVVFSAAIGMFGFVTASIGTLGPLLTSAIFGNKEYGQIYATIGIGLAVAGIVALPGYGFVYDITGSYTLVLYMIIAMLIINIILITLAFKGKKNLEEKGLYN; from the coding sequence ATGGGGGAAAAGAAGTTTCACTTTGCTTGGATTGTGCTGATCGGTTTGTCAATTATGATGGGTGTGGCACGCGGGGGCGTTAATAACGCGGGAGGCTTGTTTTTAAGTCCAGTTTCAGAAGATCTGGGTATTGGCATTGGGAGCTTATCTATCTATCTTAGTATTTCATCGATCATAACCATGCTGTTTTTGCCGCTTGCAGGGAAGATGCTGGCAAAGTACAACATACGCGGCCTTCTGATTTTTGGGATCGTGTTGCAGGCGGGTTCATTTGCTTTATTTGGTTTTATGAAGTCTGTGTGGGGCTGGTACATTCTATCGGCACCAATGGCATTTGGCGCTATATTTATTACCACACTTGCTGGTCCCGTGATTATTAATCGCTGGTTTAAAAAGAATAACGGTTTGGCCATGGGTCTAATGATGGCTGCGGTTGGTTTGTTCGGTGCATTCATTCAGCCTTTTGCCGGGAATTTAATTGCTGAGCAAGGCTGGCGCAATGCTTATATGATCCTTGGTGTAGGCGCTATCGTTGTGATTGTTCCGGTAATCCTATTAATGATTCGTAAAAACCCGGAAGAAAAAGGATTATTGCCATATGGGATGAAAGATGGAAAAGATGCGGATTTCAATCCAGAAGAAAATGTGCTGCGAGGGGTGACCTTTGCTGATGCGAAAAAGTCGTTGGCATTTTTCTCAATGCTATTATTCTTGTTCTTTATGACAGCGATCGGCAGTTTCGCACAGCACATCGGTCCTTATGCGATAGGAACAGGATATTCTATTGAGTTCGCCGGACAAGTTATGGGCTCATTTATGGTAGGTATGCTTGTCGGTGCGCTTGTATTTGGCTTCTTGACTGATAAGATCGGCGCACGCAATACAGGTTATATGTCTATGATTGTTGGTATTATTGCACTCGTTCTATTAATTTTTGTACCGGGAAATCCTGTCGTCTTCAGTGCGGCGATCGGTATGTTTGGCTTTGTTACGGCTTCAATTGGTACGCTTGGTCCACTGCTTACCTCAGCTATCTTTGGAAACAAAGAATATGGCCAGATCTATGCAACGATTGGGATCGGCCTGGCAGTAGCCGGGATCGTCGCGCTTCCAGGTTATGGATTTGTATATGACATAACCGGCAGCTATACACTGGTGCTTTATATGATCATTGCGATGCTCATCATTAACATCATTCTTATTACACTAGCCTTCAAAGGGAAAAAGAACCTGGAAGAAAAAGGCCTTTACAACTAA
- a CDS encoding PTS sugar transporter subunit IIB, protein MGQESIKLIILCSWGATSSQLAKKVQEAADKRGLEVTADAGGTGEFKNKASEYNAALLEPQVRHLKKEVTRIADDAGIPVELVDQRAFALMDGDKVLDQVLNMINQ, encoded by the coding sequence ATGGGTCAAGAATCCATCAAATTAATTATTTTGTGCAGCTGGGGTGCAACATCCAGTCAGCTGGCGAAAAAAGTTCAAGAGGCAGCAGATAAGCGTGGTCTTGAGGTAACAGCAGATGCAGGTGGTACTGGTGAGTTTAAAAATAAAGCAAGTGAATACAATGCCGCCCTGCTTGAGCCCCAAGTTCGTCATCTGAAAAAAGAAGTTACCCGGATAGCAGATGACGCAGGAATTCCGGTAGAACTTGTTGACCAGCGTGCTTTCGCCCTCATGGATGGCGACAAGGTATTGGATCAAGTTCTCAATATGATCAACCAATAA
- a CDS encoding PTS sugar transporter subunit IIC, with the protein MIDWLENHLMEPLGKIAQNKYLQAIRDAFVIFALPVIITGAIFLIIANPPTSIDLGIIDAWANAIEPIQAQLLFPFNLTFGLMALTVSFGVGYSLAIREDMDAVMAGILSMLAFFMTTFPVVNLEEVPFGDILQYLGGQGLFVAIILGILTTEAMRFLIKKGFTFEMPAGVPPYVMRTFRALIPFMLILPAVWLIAWAVWANFGRTIPQVVLDLFSPLVAASNSYWAALGMILLMLILWAIGIHGMNVVSSVAYPFWMTQLAENADAVKAGSEATGIVTEPFFHMFTHIGVLVPRLDS; encoded by the coding sequence ATGATTGATTGGTTAGAAAATCACTTAATGGAACCACTCGGAAAAATTGCCCAAAATAAATATTTGCAGGCGATCCGTGATGCATTCGTTATTTTCGCTTTGCCAGTGATTATTACCGGGGCAATATTTTTAATTATAGCCAATCCGCCAACCTCAATCGATCTGGGGATTATTGATGCATGGGCAAATGCCATTGAGCCGATTCAGGCACAGCTGTTATTCCCGTTTAATTTAACGTTCGGACTGATGGCGCTGACGGTATCGTTTGGTGTCGGGTATAGTTTGGCCATCCGTGAAGATATGGATGCGGTGATGGCCGGTATACTATCCATGCTCGCTTTCTTCATGACGACCTTTCCGGTAGTCAACCTTGAAGAAGTGCCGTTTGGCGATATTTTACAATACCTTGGTGGACAAGGGTTGTTTGTGGCAATTATTTTAGGGATTTTAACAACTGAAGCCATGCGCTTTTTAATTAAGAAAGGTTTTACTTTTGAAATGCCTGCGGGTGTGCCGCCATATGTCATGCGTACATTCCGGGCGCTCATTCCATTTATGCTGATCTTGCCGGCCGTCTGGCTCATAGCTTGGGCGGTGTGGGCGAACTTCGGCAGGACCATTCCACAAGTTGTACTCGATCTGTTCAGCCCGCTCGTTGCTGCGTCCAATTCATACTGGGCAGCACTCGGTATGATCCTGCTGATGCTCATCCTATGGGCAATTGGTATCCATGGCATGAACGTCGTATCGTCTGTGGCCTATCCGTTTTGGATGACACAGCTCGCTGAGAACGCTGACGCTGTTAAAGCGGGATCTGAAGCAACCGGTATCGTGACCGAGCCATTCTTCCATATGTTCACACATATCGGGGTTCTGGTGCCACGCTTGGACTCGTGA
- a CDS encoding acetyl-CoA hydrolase/transferase family protein, producing the protein MCLNKEYEQKHVHVNAIGNYIKPGQDIITTLFAGEAYTLMKQLEQCGHLKDNRLFQMLSTREVINTDPDKVRVTSMFLGAYERQAYKAGEIDLLPNHFSDVPKLLRDITTNPVVMAVVSPMDEKGYFSLGTNCDYIATLIPHAGAVVLEVNEHMPRTFGKNQIHISEVTAFIEHHQPIPEGPAILHQSEKDQIIGDHVAGLIKNGDVLQVGFGSIPNAIMDYVKHYRNLTIHTEMIPGKVIDLFESGAVTNEKNPFVKGKMTATFAYGSRQLYDFLHENEDVYMLPVNETNVGEKLHGLKDLVTVNAGVEVDFLGQVNAEKVADTYWSSTGGQADFQLAARVVEGGRGVICLYSTAKDDTISKIVPTLKPGTPITTSKNDVDYIVTEYGVARLRGKTIRERTRALINIAHPKFRDELTYQAKVMGHL; encoded by the coding sequence ATGTGCTTAAACAAGGAATATGAACAAAAGCACGTCCACGTAAACGCTATAGGAAACTATATTAAACCGGGTCAGGACATTATTACAACGCTGTTTGCCGGCGAGGCTTACACACTGATGAAGCAGCTGGAGCAATGCGGTCATCTGAAGGACAATCGTTTGTTTCAGATGCTGTCGACCCGTGAGGTGATTAACACAGACCCTGATAAGGTACGGGTTACCAGCATGTTTTTGGGTGCTTATGAACGTCAGGCATATAAAGCGGGGGAGATCGATCTGTTGCCAAACCACTTTTCTGATGTGCCAAAGCTGCTGCGCGACATTACAACGAACCCGGTTGTCATGGCTGTGGTGTCTCCGATGGATGAAAAAGGGTATTTTTCACTTGGAACCAATTGTGATTACATCGCTACATTGATTCCACATGCAGGAGCTGTTGTGCTTGAAGTTAATGAACATATGCCGCGCACCTTCGGAAAGAACCAGATCCACATCTCAGAGGTGACGGCGTTTATAGAGCATCATCAGCCGATCCCGGAAGGCCCAGCCATCCTCCATCAATCAGAAAAAGACCAAATCATTGGTGATCATGTCGCAGGTCTGATCAAGAATGGTGATGTGCTGCAAGTCGGTTTTGGGTCGATACCAAATGCCATAATGGATTACGTAAAACACTATCGCAATTTGACCATCCATACAGAAATGATCCCGGGAAAAGTCATCGATTTATTTGAAAGCGGGGCCGTGACAAATGAGAAGAACCCTTTTGTGAAAGGTAAAATGACAGCAACGTTTGCATATGGCTCACGTCAGCTATATGACTTTTTGCATGAAAATGAAGATGTTTATATGCTCCCGGTGAATGAAACAAACGTGGGAGAAAAGCTGCATGGGCTGAAAGATCTTGTCACTGTTAATGCTGGGGTGGAAGTGGATTTTCTTGGGCAAGTGAACGCGGAAAAAGTCGCTGATACGTACTGGTCCTCAACAGGGGGACAGGCAGATTTCCAATTGGCCGCACGTGTGGTCGAAGGTGGCAGGGGGGTCATTTGTCTGTATTCCACAGCAAAAGATGACACCATCTCAAAAATTGTTCCGACACTGAAACCTGGTACACCAATTACGACGTCAAAAAACGATGTTGATTATATCGTGACAGAATACGGTGTGGCGCGGCTCAGAGGCAAAACGATTCGTGAACGCACACGGGCACTCATCAATATCGCCCATCCTAAATTCCGTGATGAATTAACCTACCAAGCTAAGGTGATGGGGCATCTTTAA
- a CDS encoding SDR family NAD(P)-dependent oxidoreductase → MGKLQDKVAIITGGAGGIGRGMAMAFVKEGAKVVIVDLNEEAGHTVVKELQSYVPECLFIQQDLTQHDQLAGVVKQVGDKLGRIDIVVNNAHASKMASIEKTTQQELNFSFNTGFYPTFYFMQAALPYLKETKGKIINFASGAGIKGDPNQGSYAAAKEAIRGITRVAANEFGPYGINVNIISPIAKSEGMVKWADENPEYYEKMLSGIPLRRAGELESDIGRVAVFLASEDSDYITGQTIMVDGGSIKLR, encoded by the coding sequence ATGGGAAAATTACAGGATAAAGTCGCGATCATCACAGGAGGAGCCGGTGGCATTGGCCGCGGTATGGCGATGGCTTTTGTTAAAGAAGGCGCAAAAGTGGTCATTGTTGATTTAAATGAAGAAGCAGGGCACACGGTGGTCAAAGAACTGCAAAGCTATGTACCCGAATGCCTGTTTATCCAGCAGGATCTGACCCAGCACGATCAACTGGCTGGAGTTGTGAAACAAGTAGGGGACAAGCTTGGCAGAATTGATATTGTGGTCAACAATGCGCATGCCTCTAAAATGGCCTCCATTGAAAAAACAACACAACAAGAGCTCAATTTTTCATTTAATACAGGATTTTACCCGACGTTCTACTTTATGCAGGCTGCTTTGCCATACTTGAAAGAAACAAAAGGCAAGATCATTAACTTTGCATCTGGTGCCGGCATTAAAGGGGACCCAAACCAAGGTTCATATGCTGCAGCCAAAGAAGCCATCCGCGGAATTACGCGTGTCGCAGCCAACGAATTCGGTCCTTATGGCATCAACGTCAATATCATTTCGCCGATCGCTAAATCTGAGGGAATGGTTAAGTGGGCAGATGAAAATCCGGAGTACTATGAAAAAATGCTCTCAGGGATACCGTTGCGCCGTGCTGGTGAACTTGAATCGGACATCGGACGCGTTGCTGTCTTTTTAGCAAGCGAGGATTCTGACTATATTACCGGTCAAACCATTATGGTTGACGGTGGTTCGATTAAGTTACGCTAA
- a CDS encoding MarR family winged helix-turn-helix transcriptional regulator, whose amino-acid sequence MTDHENTPQDRNMSLKLFVVLTRALESIEKQVIKDIKSHGLNLTEFSVLELLYHKGDQPIQKIGQKILLSSSSMTYVVDQLEKKKWLERKACPKDRRVTYAAITSTGQELMNRIFPQHTEAIHQIMDGLTTDEKEFMIGQLKKLGYHARSLQE is encoded by the coding sequence ATGACAGATCATGAAAACACACCTCAAGACCGCAATATGTCGCTGAAGTTGTTCGTTGTTTTAACCCGGGCTTTGGAATCAATAGAGAAACAAGTGATTAAGGACATTAAAAGTCACGGTCTCAATTTAACCGAGTTCTCTGTGTTGGAGTTGCTTTATCATAAAGGCGACCAACCGATACAGAAAATCGGGCAGAAAATATTGCTTTCCAGCAGCAGCATGACTTATGTTGTTGACCAACTTGAGAAAAAGAAATGGCTGGAGCGAAAGGCGTGTCCAAAAGACCGACGTGTAACGTATGCAGCGATCACATCGACAGGACAGGAATTAATGAACCGTATTTTCCCACAGCACACTGAGGCCATTCATCAGATCATGGACGGTTTAACCACCGATGAAAAAGAATTTATGATCGGACAGCTTAAAAAGCTTGGCTATCATGCGCGGTCATTGCAGGAATAA
- a CDS encoding PTS transporter subunit EIIC, with product MLFSASVQLKQVGKTAIVPSLFNINEPVIFGLPIVLNPILIIPFVLGPTIIVTINYFLFATGILPPVILQPPFTVPIFLGGFIATGGSVLAGLVQIMNAVIAAVIYWPFFKRYEKELTEQEQAEAEPAQS from the coding sequence ATGCTGTTCTCCGCTTCGGTTCAACTGAAGCAAGTTGGAAAAACAGCCATTGTTCCGTCCCTGTTCAATATTAATGAACCTGTCATTTTCGGTTTGCCAATCGTATTGAACCCGATTTTGATTATTCCATTCGTTCTTGGTCCAACCATTATCGTGACCATTAACTATTTCTTATTTGCAACCGGCATCCTGCCACCGGTTATTTTGCAGCCGCCGTTTACTGTCCCTATTTTCCTTGGCGGATTCATTGCAACAGGCGGATCTGTCCTTGCCGGTCTGGTCCAGATTATGAATGCCGTGATTGCAGCCGTCATTTACTGGCCATTCTTCAAGAGATATGAAAAAGAATTGACAGAACAAGAACAGGCAGAAGCAGAACCAGCACAAAGCTAG
- the wrbA gene encoding NAD(P)H:quinone oxidoreductase — MTKVNLAVIYYSSTGINHQLATWAEEAAQETGANVKVLKVPELAPEEAIASNPAWQEHYEATKDLPNATSDDIEWADAILFSVPTRFGNVPAQMKQFIDMQGGLWGAGKTVNKVVSAMSSAQNPHGGQEATILNLYTSMMHWGAIIVPTGYSHDSVFAAGGNPYGTSVSQGSDGGMVEDVEAAVKHQTRRTIGIATRVKAGS, encoded by the coding sequence ATGACAAAAGTTAATTTAGCCGTTATTTATTATAGTTCGACAGGTATCAACCATCAGCTGGCCACTTGGGCTGAAGAAGCAGCACAGGAAACCGGAGCCAATGTTAAAGTTCTGAAAGTACCGGAGTTGGCTCCTGAAGAAGCAATCGCGTCAAATCCGGCGTGGCAGGAACATTATGAAGCAACGAAAGATCTGCCCAACGCCACTTCTGATGACATCGAATGGGCCGATGCTATTCTGTTTAGTGTGCCTACACGGTTTGGCAATGTCCCAGCTCAAATGAAGCAGTTCATTGACATGCAAGGCGGCCTGTGGGGTGCGGGCAAAACAGTTAATAAAGTTGTCAGTGCCATGTCGTCAGCTCAAAACCCGCACGGTGGACAAGAGGCAACTATCCTGAATTTATATACGTCGATGATGCATTGGGGAGCGATCATCGTACCAACAGGATATTCCCATGACTCGGTATTTGCAGCGGGTGGTAACCCGTATGGCACAAGTGTCAGCCAAGGCTCCGACGGCGGAATGGTTGAAGACGTTGAAGCAGCTGTCAAACACCAAACACGGCGCACAATCGGCATCGCAACACGCGTTAAAGCCGGATCCTAA
- a CDS encoding GbsR/MarR family transcriptional regulator, whose protein sequence is MTQRDDLQRIEESRDILISAIAQTMVIYGVTPSVGRIYGVLYFANKPLSLDDIKDEVAMSKGSVSTGLRDLLDTEMVIKVWKKGSRKDHYIAEKDFFKNFFAFFVKILRQERNIILRANDQVEETLKDIAVNGESEEAKQMAQGT, encoded by the coding sequence TTGACTCAAAGAGATGATCTGCAACGCATTGAAGAATCACGGGATATTTTAATCAGCGCGATCGCTCAGACAATGGTCATTTACGGTGTAACGCCATCTGTCGGGAGAATCTACGGTGTGCTTTATTTTGCCAACAAACCGCTCAGTCTGGATGACATCAAAGATGAGGTCGCCATGAGCAAGGGCAGTGTCAGCACGGGTTTGCGTGACCTCCTCGATACAGAAATGGTCATCAAAGTCTGGAAAAAAGGCAGTCGTAAAGACCACTACATCGCTGAAAAAGATTTCTTTAAAAACTTCTTTGCCTTTTTTGTAAAAATCCTGCGTCAGGAACGCAATATTATTTTAAGAGCGAACGATCAAGTCGAGGAAACCTTGAAAGACATTGCTGTAAACGGAGAATCCGAGGAAGCGAAACAAATGGCTCAAGGGACCTAG
- a CDS encoding isochorismatase family cysteine hydrolase: protein MNNTNTALLLIDMQKESDFGIENMETAVSNAEQMIAACRKLDIPVVYTRHINRSDQVGLSNNEPMDQKGKPLFYNDLTAAIEIVDQIKPAEKDIVIDKYRWSSFYDTSLDLMLKSMGIKHLIVGGFVTDGCLVTTVFDAYFRDYQVNLIKDMSGATNEGSQMASILMMANWVYDLAVYDTSEMIKQLEGKPATSWQSSFPDQLQFTPETMRDVFEKLNQPHCNKDQK from the coding sequence ATGAATAACACAAACACAGCGCTGCTTCTGATCGATATGCAGAAAGAAAGCGATTTCGGAATTGAAAATATGGAGACAGCCGTCAGCAATGCCGAGCAAATGATTGCGGCATGCAGAAAGCTGGATATCCCGGTCGTTTATACGCGGCACATTAATCGGTCAGACCAAGTCGGCCTGTCGAATAATGAGCCGATGGACCAAAAGGGAAAGCCGCTTTTTTACAATGATCTAACCGCTGCGATAGAAATCGTTGATCAAATCAAACCCGCAGAAAAAGATATCGTGATTGATAAATATCGCTGGAGCAGTTTTTATGACACGAGTCTGGATTTAATGCTCAAAAGCATGGGCATTAAACATCTAATCGTCGGCGGTTTCGTGACGGACGGATGCTTGGTCACAACAGTTTTTGATGCCTATTTTCGAGATTATCAAGTTAACCTTATCAAAGACATGAGCGGGGCTACAAATGAAGGTTCCCAAATGGCATCTATATTGATGATGGCCAATTGGGTGTATGACCTTGCTGTGTATGATACTTCTGAGATGATTAAACAACTTGAAGGCAAACCGGCAACAAGCTGGCAATCCAGCTTTCCGGATCAGCTTCAGTTTACACCTGAAACGATGAGAGACGTATTTGAAAAACTGAATCAACCACATTGCAACAAAGACCAAAAATAA
- a CDS encoding Na+/H+ antiporter NhaC family protein — protein MFHRLTGNRRILGHARYGGCRYDGSWPQSGHSGWDDRRAIVSGAFFGDKMSPLSDSTNLSAAVVDADLMDHIKHMLWTTGPAYVITAIIFTVLGLIYGGASGSAAEVDALMTYLSENFNIGIIPLIPPLIVVALIIMKQPPVTSIFIGAASGGAVAVLYQGASMNQVFETFFSGYYVESNIDIVDTLLQQGGMTSMLPIVALLLFALGLGGLLYAYGFLEAILERVTGYIKSRGVLVGVSMFTGYAMMGIGGSFSFSGVMTGTLLKPLFEKFNLSPENLSRIIEDTATQSAPLVPWTAGGLFTIGALGVSPAVYIPFSFLAFLTPMFTLIYGITGYAMKERKQLKMKKGGKVKKLAEA, from the coding sequence ATGTTCCATCGTCTCACTGGCAACAGGCGCATCCTGGGCCACGCTCGGTACGGCGGGTGTCGCTATGATGGGAGTTGGCCACAGTCTGGGCATTCCGGTTGGGATGACCGCCGGGCTATTGTCAGTGGCGCATTCTTCGGTGATAAAATGTCGCCGCTTTCAGACAGCACGAATTTATCCGCAGCGGTAGTCGATGCTGATCTGATGGATCATATTAAACATATGCTTTGGACGACTGGGCCGGCTTATGTGATCACGGCGATCATCTTTACGGTCCTCGGATTAATCTACGGTGGTGCTTCAGGCAGTGCAGCTGAGGTGGATGCTCTCATGACATATCTGTCTGAGAACTTTAACATCGGGATCATCCCTTTGATTCCACCGCTCATTGTCGTGGCCTTAATTATTATGAAACAACCCCCGGTCACATCGATCTTTATTGGTGCCGCATCCGGTGGTGCAGTGGCTGTCCTGTATCAGGGTGCATCCATGAATCAAGTGTTTGAGACGTTTTTCAGCGGTTATTATGTAGAATCCAACATTGATATTGTCGATACGCTGTTACAACAGGGTGGTATGACAAGCATGCTGCCGATTGTGGCACTGCTACTGTTTGCGCTTGGCCTCGGCGGTCTCCTGTATGCCTACGGGTTTCTTGAAGCCATACTCGAGCGTGTGACCGGCTATATCAAAAGCCGCGGTGTTCTCGTGGGTGTCTCGATGTTTACAGGTTATGCCATGATGGGTATTGGCGGTTCGTTTTCGTTTTCGGGTGTCATGACAGGCACACTGCTTAAACCGTTATTCGAGAAATTCAATCTAAGCCCCGAAAATTTATCCCGCATTATTGAAGATACAGCTACACAAAGTGCACCACTTGTACCATGGACAGCTGGTGGTTTGTTTACAATAGGCGCACTCGGCGTATCGCCGGCAGTATACATCCCGTTCAGCTTTCTTGCCTTTTTGACCCCTATGTTCACACTGATCTATGGCATTACGGGTTATGCAATGAAAGAAAGAAAGCAACTTAAAATGAAAAAAGGCGGCAAAGTTAAAAAGCTAGCCGAAGCTTAA
- a CDS encoding SDR family NAD(P)-dependent oxidoreductase, producing MGRVQDKVALVTGGASGIGLSTATLLAKEGAKVVIADFNEEGAKKAAEDIKTADHEATGIFLDAGQQESIKEAVDFTVNTYGTITVLVNNVGLTNMQKDLDVVNIDIDEWHRLIDVNLTSVLLGCRYAIPYMKEAGGGSIINTSSMAGSASDSIRTAYGSTKAAVNHLTKYVATQYGKDSIRCNGVAPGLIMTPAAEQNIPETINKEFLRHNALPYHGEADDIGYTILFLASDESKFITGQVIDVEGGHYIANPTTPLFNEMMQQQS from the coding sequence ATGGGACGTGTACAAGATAAAGTAGCACTCGTAACCGGTGGCGCATCAGGCATTGGTCTTTCCACAGCCACACTATTGGCAAAAGAAGGTGCAAAAGTCGTCATCGCCGATTTCAACGAGGAAGGCGCCAAGAAAGCGGCTGAAGACATCAAAACTGCCGATCATGAAGCAACAGGAATTTTCCTTGATGCCGGCCAGCAGGAATCGATTAAGGAAGCCGTCGACTTCACCGTTAACACATATGGCACCATAACGGTCCTCGTCAATAACGTCGGACTGACCAATATGCAGAAAGACCTAGATGTGGTCAACATCGACATTGACGAATGGCATCGCCTGATTGACGTGAATTTGACAAGCGTGCTGCTCGGTTGCCGCTATGCGATTCCTTATATGAAAGAAGCCGGCGGAGGTTCTATTATCAATACGTCATCCATGGCCGGATCTGCCAGTGATTCGATTAGAACAGCTTATGGATCGACCAAGGCTGCCGTCAACCATCTGACCAAATATGTGGCCACCCAATACGGAAAAGACTCTATCCGCTGCAATGGCGTTGCACCTGGATTAATTATGACACCGGCTGCTGAACAAAATATTCCGGAGACAATCAACAAAGAATTTTTGCGTCATAACGCCCTCCCTTATCATGGCGAAGCGGACGACATTGGCTATACCATCTTATTCCTGGCGTCTGATGAGTCCAAATTCATTACTGGACAGGTTATTGATGTTGAAGGCGGACACTACATCGCCAACCCGACCACCCCATTGTTTAATGAAATGATGCAACAGCAATCTTAA
- a CDS encoding PTS lactose/cellobiose transporter subunit IIA, with translation MNYEEIMTQLILHGGNARGLSYEALDEAEEFNFDEAEKLMDEANDEFLEAHKHQTALIQNQDEDAAPSFVMIHAQDHVMTAQAEMQLIKRMIEHLRTTEKIEKRLEALEQNS, from the coding sequence ATGAATTATGAAGAAATTATGACACAGTTAATCCTTCATGGCGGCAACGCACGCGGTTTGTCGTATGAAGCACTGGACGAGGCAGAAGAATTTAATTTTGACGAAGCTGAAAAACTCATGGATGAAGCCAATGATGAGTTTCTTGAAGCACACAAGCATCAGACGGCACTCATTCAGAACCAAGACGAAGATGCGGCACCAAGCTTTGTCATGATTCACGCGCAAGACCATGTGATGACCGCACAAGCAGAAATGCAGCTGATTAAACGCATGATCGAACATCTTAGAACGACTGAGAAAATCGAAAAGCGTCTGGAAGCACTTGAACAAAACAGCTGA
- a CDS encoding glycine betaine ABC transporter substrate-binding protein, whose protein sequence is MWKKIGLLSITGLILGMLLAACSDNSSDEAANGNGEDKSDNNAAEEDTSLELGQKELTIPYVGWDSATASNHVIEVVLEEAGYDVDLKQVNSGAMYTSVADSSADATVCVWLPNTDADYWDKYQDDLVHLGPNIEGTPLGLVVPEYMDVDSIEDLKENKNSVGDQTEYTITGIEPGAGQMNVTREQVIPKYGLDQWELQASSSAAMAAALGEAIKKEEPIVVTLWSPHWAFAKWDLKFLEDPQNVYGDPDNINTIVRKNLEEDAPKAYKILDQFHWTKEQIGEVMTKISNGMEPADAAQEWVSNNQDTVEKWTEGAQ, encoded by the coding sequence ATGTGGAAAAAAATAGGACTACTAAGTATTACAGGACTGATATTAGGTATGCTGCTTGCTGCTTGCAGTGACAACAGCAGCGATGAAGCCGCAAATGGCAACGGGGAAGATAAAAGTGACAATAACGCTGCCGAAGAAGACACCAGTTTAGAGCTTGGCCAAAAGGAACTTACAATTCCTTATGTGGGCTGGGACTCAGCAACGGCCAGCAACCATGTGATTGAAGTTGTGCTGGAAGAAGCAGGGTATGACGTGGATCTGAAACAAGTCAACTCAGGCGCCATGTATACGAGTGTGGCAGACAGTTCTGCAGATGCAACAGTCTGTGTCTGGCTTCCGAATACAGACGCAGACTACTGGGATAAATATCAAGATGATCTTGTACATCTCGGTCCAAATATAGAAGGCACGCCACTTGGACTTGTTGTACCGGAATATATGGATGTAGACTCTATTGAAGATCTGAAAGAAAACAAGAATTCCGTGGGTGATCAAACAGAGTATACGATCACCGGCATTGAACCTGGCGCAGGACAAATGAATGTGACCCGGGAACAGGTTATACCTAAGTATGGGTTGGATCAGTGGGAACTGCAAGCCAGCTCATCTGCAGCAATGGCAGCAGCTCTAGGTGAGGCCATCAAGAAAGAAGAGCCCATCGTTGTAACATTATGGTCCCCACACTGGGCATTTGCCAAATGGGATCTAAAGTTTCTTGAAGACCCGCAAAATGTTTACGGAGACCCGGATAACATCAACACCATCGTCCGTAAAAACCTAGAGGAAGACGCGCCTAAAGCGTATAAAATTCTCGACCAGTTCCATTGGACAAAAGAACAAATTGGTGAAGTCATGACTAAAATCAGCAATGGCATGGAACCTGCTGATGCAGCCCAAGAATGGGTCAGCAATAATCAGGACACTGTTGAAAAGTGGACTGAAGGCGCACAATAA